The following coding sequences lie in one Rutidosis leptorrhynchoides isolate AG116_Rl617_1_P2 chromosome 6, CSIRO_AGI_Rlap_v1, whole genome shotgun sequence genomic window:
- the LOC139855225 gene encoding uncharacterized protein yields MKTRNFRGLAYKQHLWKCATATTVAHFEKFMADLKAFDAKAHKYLSDIPPRQWSRSHFSGRAVSDVLLSNMCEVFNRWIVDGRDKPIITCLEFIRTYLMKRIDSTQKNIMKSDGVLTPKATKVFELIKKEASKYSVIYNGSRMFQVTGPNNEQLVVDMGQESCACRKWEVTGMPCKHFIACIWNMRANDPKVPRPELWVNQVHHRKRWFDTYQHAIIPLNGRDMWPKSNVTIPILPPKKIATAGRPKKSRRKGLLENDNIVEGGKLSKKGQVIKCGICKGAGHNRRGCPTRGGAEAGQSSGTKRKSMEI; encoded by the coding sequence ATGAAAACCAGGAATTTTAGGGGATTAGCTTACAAGCAACATCTTTGGAAGTGTGCTACTGCTACTACAGTAGCACACTTTGAAAAATTTATGGCTGATCTGAAAGCATTTGATGCTAAGGCTCACAAGTATTTGTCTGATATTCCTCCAAGACAATGGTCCAGAAGTCATTTTTCAGGTAGGGCAGTTTCTGATGTGTTATTGAGCAACATGTGTGAAGTTTTTAACAGGTGGATAGTAGATGGGAGGGACAAGCCTATTATAACTTGTTTGGAGTTCATCAGGACTTACTTAATGAAGAGAATTGACAGTACTCAAAAAAACATTATGAAGTCAGATGGTGTGTTAACTCCAAAAGCAACCAAGGTGTTTGAGCTGATTAAAAAAGAAGCCAGCAAGTATAGTGTAATCTATAATGGTAGTAGGATGTTTCAAGTGACTGGACCAAACAATGAGCAATTGGTTGTTGACATGGGTCAGGAGTCATGTGCTTGTAGAAAATGGGAAGTAACAGGTATGCCATGTAAACATTTCATAGCTTGTATATGGAATATGAGAGCTAATGACCCAAAAGTTCCTAGACCAGAGTTGTGGGTAAACCAAGTTCATCACAGAAAAAGATGGTTTGACACTTACCAACATGCTATTATTCCATTGAATGGAAGGGATATGTGGCCAAAGTCAAATGTGACAATACCAATCCTCCCACCTAAAAAGATTGCTACTGCAGGTAGGCCAAAGAAGAGTAGAAGAAAGGGATTGCTTGAGAATGATAATATTGTTGAAGGTGGTAAGTTGTCAAAGAAGGGTCAGGTTATCAAATGTGGAATATGTAAGGGTGCAGGCCATAACAGGAGGGGTTGCCCAACACGGGGTGGTGCAGAAGCTGGTCAAAGTAGTGGTACCAAGAGGAAATCCATGGAAATTTGA
- the LOC139853146 gene encoding uncharacterized protein → MGIDTFFAIRQDYGIEKLMELYADCPSKFTVKLHYGGLFTKPPNIEYLNGKVCLFDGVDSVDFGVESLVEELEWLGYHRSSRYKFHFQLPESDMDNGLHSFANDDDVKLLTSYVGTHKEISMFVEYEDVVDDSSQVSCLDQFYSQFPSVIHDSKSLLKNTHDKVVCDIEVSSDDEVYIVDEDNKFEDEDEDMSDFNFSIDKDVDFMGNASQAVTEYEPPNNSLTIVEDLDNDDFDSDYEGVDADKKIRKKKINEAKMVLKDNEEVGNTYFYVGQEFGSREEVKELVRMHAVETRRQLVFIKNEKLRLQVGCQGECDEEKVLEKAKRVVEKGKKVKDKGKKPVHGEAKKKTWRKVNVVCDWNLYVSKTPNMETWIVKTFKPIHVCHQSRNIKHCTYEFLASKLVNQIPTNPKIPTAAIKSQYEQEFHMDISKYKAYRALQAAKKVVEGDYAKQYDYLRDYLEELSRSNPGTTVRLLTEPCDDDVEKRRFFRCYVCLGPLKEGFRTLSRDLLGLDGAFMKEPATGQILFY, encoded by the exons ATGGGTATTGATACCTTTTTTGCTATCAGACAGGATTATGGGATTGAAAAACTAATGGAATTATATG CTGATTGTCCATCAAAATTTACTGTGAAGCTGCATTATGGTGGTTTATTTACTAAACCACCAAACATTGAGTATTTGAATGGTAAGGTTTGTTTATTCGATGGTGTTGATAGTGTTGATTTTGGTGTGGAAAGTCTTGTTGAAGAGTTAGAGTGGTTAGGATATCACAGGTCTAGTAGGTATAAATTTCACTTTCAATTGCCTGAATCTGATATGGATAATGGTTTACATAGTTTTGCCAATGATGATGATGTAAAACTATTAACTAGTTATGTTGGTACTCATAAGGAGATTAGCATGTTTGTTGAATATGAAGATGTTGTTGATGACTCAAGTCAGGTCAGTTGTTTGGACCAATTTTATTCACAGTTTCCTAGTGTTATACATGATTCTAAAAGCCTGCTAAAAAACACCCATGATAAAGTTGTCTGTGATATAGAAGTTAGCAGTGATGATGAGGTGTACATAGTTGATGAAGATAATAAGTTTGAAGATGAGGATGAAGATATGAGTGACTTTAACTTCTCTATAGATAAGGATGTTGATTTCATGGGTAATGCTAGTCAAGCTGTTACTGAATATGAGCCACCAAACAATTCCCTTACTATTGTAGAAGATTTGGATAATGATGATTTTGATAGTGATTATGAGGGTGTAGATGCTGATAAAAAAATTAGGAAGAAAAAGATCAATGAAGCAAAAATGGTTTTGAAAGATAATGAAGAAGTTGGTAACACTTATTTTTATGTTGGACAAGAGTTTGGTTCTAGAGAGGAAGTCAAAGAATTAGTGAGAATGCATGCAGTTGAAACTAGAAGGCAActtgtttttattaaaaatgagAAACTAAGATTACAGGTTGGATGTCAAGGTGAATGTGATGAAGAAAAGGTACTTGAGAAGGCTAAACGGGTTGTTGAAAAGGGCAAGAAGGTGAAAGATAAGGGTAAGAAACCAGTACATGGTGAAGCTAAAAAGAAGACATGGAGGAAAGTAAATGTTGTGTGTGATTGGAATCTGTATGTTTCTAAAACTCCCAATATGGAGACATGGATAGTTAAAACATTTAAACCAATTCATGTGTGCCATCAGTCTAGGAACATTAAACATTGTACTTATGAATTTCTTGCATCTAAATTGGTTAACCAGATTCCAACAAATCCTAAAATCCCAACTGCTGCAATCAAATCACAGTATGAGCAAGAGTTTCATATGGATATTTCAAAATATAAGGCTTATAGGGCTCTACAAGCTGCTAAAAAGGTTGTGGAGGGTGATTATGCAAAACAGTATGATTATTTAAGAGATTATTTGGAAGAACTTAGTAGAAGTAATCCTGGTACTACTGTGAGATTGTTAACTGAGCCATGTGATGATGATGTTGAGAAGAGGAGATTTTTCAGATGTTATGTGTGCCTGGGACCATTGAAAGAAGGCTTTAGAACTTTATCCAGAGATTTGCTAGGGTTAGATGGGGCATTCATGAAAGAACCAGCAACTGGACAAATTTTATTTTATTGA